One genomic segment of Bradyrhizobium diazoefficiens includes these proteins:
- the pcaH gene encoding protocatechuate 3,4-dioxygenase subunit beta, whose protein sequence is MTFIYPTESNKAHPLPLSPDYKSSIKRAPNKPLIPMRHTLSELTGPVYGHETVREGDNDLTTQHSGEPIGERIIVHGHVRDEDGRGVPNSLVEIWQANSCGRYVHVRDQHPAPLDPNFTGAGRTVSDAAGYYRFVTIKPGAYPWGNHHNAWRPAHIHLSVFGHSFVTRLVTQMYFPNDPLFPFDPIFNSVPDEKARARMVSSFDLENTQPEWALCYRFDIVLRGKNATPMENH, encoded by the coding sequence ATGACATTCATCTATCCCACCGAGAGCAACAAGGCGCATCCGCTGCCGCTGTCGCCCGACTACAAGAGCTCGATCAAGCGCGCGCCGAACAAGCCCTTGATCCCGATGCGCCACACCCTGTCCGAGCTGACCGGTCCGGTCTACGGCCATGAGACCGTGCGCGAGGGCGACAACGACCTCACCACCCAGCACAGCGGCGAGCCGATCGGCGAGCGCATCATCGTCCACGGCCATGTCCGCGACGAGGACGGCCGCGGCGTGCCCAATTCGCTGGTCGAGATCTGGCAGGCCAATTCCTGCGGCCGCTATGTCCATGTCCGCGACCAGCATCCGGCGCCGCTCGATCCGAATTTCACCGGTGCGGGCCGCACCGTGAGCGATGCTGCCGGCTATTACCGCTTCGTCACCATCAAGCCGGGCGCCTACCCCTGGGGCAATCACCACAACGCCTGGCGTCCCGCCCACATCCATCTATCGGTGTTCGGCCATTCCTTCGTCACGCGCCTGGTGACGCAGATGTACTTCCCGAACGACCCGCTGTTCCCGTTTGATCCGATCTTCAACTCGGTGCCGGACGAGAAGGCGCGGGCGCGCATGGTTTCCTCGTTTGATCTCGAGAACACCCAGCCCGAATGGGCGCTGTGCTACCGCTTTGACATCGTGCTGCGCGGCAAGAACGCCACGCCTATGGAGAACCATTAA
- the pcaF gene encoding 3-oxoadipyl-CoA thiolase, with translation MRDVFICDAVRTPIGRFGGSLAKVRTDDLAAAPIKALMAKHPNLDWAQVDEVFFGCANQAGEDNRNVARMALLLAGLPDSVPGQTLNRLCASGLDAVGAAGRAIRSGEIELAIAGGVESMTRAPFVMGKAQEAFSRSAEIFDTTIGWRFINPLLKAQYGVDAMPETGENVAEEFQVSRADQDAFAIRSQQRAGAAIAAGYFTEEITPITIPGGKAGPVTIDKDEHPRPETTLEGLAKLKPIVRNPGTVTAGNASGVNDGAAAMILASEAAVKKHGLTPRARILGLASAGVPPRIMGIGPVPATRKLMERLGKKISDFDLIELNEAFASQGIACMRQLGVADDADYVNPHGGAIALGHPLGMSGARLALTAVHGMEKRGGKLALATMCVGVGQGVAVAIEKLN, from the coding sequence ATGCGTGACGTCTTTATCTGCGATGCCGTACGGACCCCGATCGGCCGTTTCGGCGGCTCGCTCGCGAAGGTACGCACCGACGACCTCGCCGCAGCCCCGATCAAGGCGCTGATGGCGAAGCACCCCAACCTTGACTGGGCGCAGGTGGACGAGGTCTTCTTCGGCTGCGCCAACCAGGCTGGCGAAGACAACCGCAATGTCGCGCGCATGGCGCTGCTGCTGGCGGGCCTTCCGGATTCGGTTCCCGGCCAGACCCTGAACCGGCTCTGCGCCTCCGGTCTCGACGCGGTTGGTGCTGCGGGGCGCGCCATCCGCTCCGGCGAGATTGAGCTTGCGATCGCCGGCGGCGTCGAGTCCATGACCCGCGCGCCGTTCGTGATGGGCAAGGCGCAGGAAGCCTTTTCCCGCTCGGCCGAGATCTTTGACACCACGATTGGCTGGCGCTTCATCAATCCGCTGCTGAAGGCGCAGTACGGCGTCGATGCGATGCCGGAGACCGGCGAGAACGTCGCCGAGGAATTCCAGGTCTCGCGCGCCGACCAGGACGCTTTCGCGATCCGCTCGCAGCAGCGCGCGGGCGCCGCGATTGCGGCAGGTTACTTCACCGAAGAAATCACCCCGATCACCATTCCTGGCGGCAAGGCCGGCCCCGTCACGATCGACAAGGACGAGCATCCGCGCCCCGAGACGACGCTGGAAGGATTGGCAAAACTGAAGCCGATCGTGCGCAATCCCGGCACGGTCACCGCTGGCAATGCCTCCGGCGTCAATGACGGCGCCGCCGCCATGATCCTTGCGTCGGAAGCTGCGGTGAAGAAGCATGGCCTGACGCCGCGCGCCCGCATTCTCGGCCTCGCCTCGGCCGGCGTACCGCCGCGTATCATGGGCATCGGTCCCGTGCCGGCGACCCGCAAGCTGATGGAGCGGCTCGGCAAGAAGATCAGCGATTTCGACCTGATCGAGCTCAACGAGGCCTTCGCCTCGCAGGGCATCGCCTGCATGCGCCAGCTCGGCGTCGCCGATGATGCCGACTACGTCAATCCGCATGGCGGCGCGATCGCGCTCGGCCATCCGCTCGGCATGAGCGGTGCGCGCCTCGCGCTCACCGCCGTGCACGGCATGGAAAAGCGCGGCGGCAAGCTCGCGCTCGCCACCATGTGCGTCGGCGTCGGCCAGGGCGTGGCGGTTGCGATCGAGAAGCTGAACTGA
- a CDS encoding phosphotransferase, whose amino-acid sequence MARGRGIMAMTPPRLPAVLEPAQLTAALRKAGVLDAGAVREVKVLHQRDTVVSHIIRLGLRYVGESSGAPQSLILKTAHAAFAKSLADAGRHEVAFYTQLAPSMPQGLAPRCFDGSFDEETQAWHLLLEDLTDSHVVATQWPLPPSREQAMAIMTTLARWHAAWWDHPGLGDTVGSWASAEDRAQHMETFAGHYDRFADLLGDRLAEERRTLYRRLIEHSARLSQRYQSRRHISIAHGDAHIWNFLLPRPGAADTVRMFDFDQWRINVPTTDLAYMMAIQWYPEQRQALERPLLNRYHEMLMANGISGYTRGALDQDYRLSVLWQITKPVWQWSINIPPLIWWNNLERVMMAVEDLGCEELL is encoded by the coding sequence ATGGCGCGGGGCAGGGGCATCATGGCTATGACACCTCCACGACTGCCGGCCGTGCTTGAGCCGGCCCAACTGACAGCCGCGCTGCGCAAGGCCGGCGTGCTGGATGCTGGTGCCGTCCGAGAGGTGAAGGTGCTGCACCAGCGCGACACCGTCGTGTCGCACATCATCCGCCTCGGCCTCCGCTATGTCGGGGAGTCCTCCGGCGCGCCGCAATCGCTGATCCTGAAGACGGCCCATGCCGCTTTCGCAAAATCGCTTGCCGATGCCGGTCGGCACGAGGTGGCCTTCTACACACAGCTTGCGCCGAGCATGCCGCAGGGGCTCGCGCCGCGCTGCTTCGACGGGAGCTTCGACGAGGAGACCCAGGCCTGGCATCTCCTGCTCGAAGATCTCACCGACAGCCATGTGGTCGCAACCCAATGGCCGCTGCCGCCGTCGCGTGAGCAGGCGATGGCCATCATGACGACACTGGCGCGCTGGCATGCGGCATGGTGGGACCATCCCGGTCTGGGTGACACCGTCGGCAGCTGGGCGAGCGCCGAGGACCGTGCGCAGCACATGGAGACCTTCGCCGGTCATTATGACCGTTTTGCCGATCTGCTCGGCGACCGCCTCGCCGAAGAGCGCCGCACCCTCTATCGCCGCCTGATCGAGCATTCGGCCCGGCTGTCCCAGCGCTATCAGTCACGGCGTCACATCAGCATTGCCCATGGCGATGCTCATATCTGGAATTTCCTGCTGCCGCGCCCGGGCGCCGCAGATACCGTGCGCATGTTCGATTTCGACCAGTGGCGCATCAACGTGCCGACGACTGACCTCGCCTACATGATGGCGATCCAATGGTATCCGGAGCAACGGCAGGCCCTCGAGCGGCCGTTGCTCAATCGCTACCACGAGATGCTGATGGCCAACGGTATCAGCGGCTACACGCGCGGCGCGCTCGATCAGGACTATCGTCTGTCGGTGCTCTGGCAGATCACCAAGCCGGTCTGGCAATGGAGCATCAACATCCCGCCGCTGATCTGGTGGAATAATCTGGAGCGGGTGATGATGGCAGTCGAGGATCTGGGCTGCGAGGAGTTGTTGTAG
- a CDS encoding HlyD family secretion protein has translation MADQVLKFQPEQKADSGKPTKKAGTDPRRRFVAGLRRYRRFLLMVVLPVVVAIGGLTFYLNGGRYVGTDDAYVGAQKVLVTPDISGKIQKVVVKEGQSVKQGDELFEIDPVPFRLAVDEAKAQLAQARTTYDNLIANIKIYGDMLDLAQKGVDLKQRDVERKQALVKNNYGSQLDLDNASNALVTAGAQAQFIKQQLSNAKTQLLGDPELPLEKFPPYVQAKAKLEDAQRNLDHTVLRAPMDGIATQVDQIQLGRFVAAGTPVFSIIDAAHPWVDANPKESDLTYVTEGQPVTLEVDAFPNHVFKGKIGSLSPGTGAQFAILPPQNATGNFVKVVQRVPVRIYFDETDNYVRKLKAGMSVYATIDTGHKRSLAGLFGLSATAAQDKED, from the coding sequence ATGGCTGATCAGGTTCTCAAATTTCAGCCCGAGCAGAAGGCCGACAGCGGCAAGCCGACCAAGAAGGCCGGCACCGACCCGCGCCGCCGCTTCGTAGCCGGCCTGCGCCGCTATCGCCGCTTCCTGCTGATGGTCGTGCTGCCTGTCGTCGTCGCGATCGGCGGCCTCACCTTCTATCTCAATGGCGGCCGCTATGTCGGCACTGACGATGCCTATGTCGGCGCGCAGAAGGTGCTGGTGACGCCCGACATCTCGGGCAAGATCCAGAAGGTCGTGGTGAAGGAGGGCCAGTCGGTCAAGCAGGGCGACGAGCTGTTCGAGATCGATCCGGTGCCGTTCCGCCTCGCGGTGGACGAGGCCAAGGCGCAACTCGCCCAGGCGCGGACCACCTACGACAACCTCATCGCCAACATCAAGATCTACGGCGACATGCTCGATCTCGCCCAGAAGGGCGTCGACTTGAAGCAGCGCGACGTCGAGCGGAAGCAGGCGCTGGTGAAGAACAATTACGGCTCGCAGCTCGATCTCGACAACGCCTCGAACGCGCTGGTGACCGCAGGCGCGCAGGCGCAGTTCATCAAGCAGCAGCTCTCCAACGCCAAGACGCAGTTGCTCGGCGACCCCGAGCTGCCGCTGGAAAAATTCCCGCCTTACGTCCAGGCCAAGGCCAAGCTCGAAGACGCCCAGCGCAATCTCGACCACACTGTGCTGCGGGCGCCGATGGATGGCATTGCGACACAGGTGGACCAGATCCAGCTCGGCCGCTTCGTGGCCGCCGGCACGCCGGTGTTTTCCATCATCGACGCCGCCCACCCCTGGGTCGACGCCAACCCGAAGGAGAGCGACCTCACCTATGTCACCGAGGGACAGCCTGTCACCCTCGAGGTCGACGCGTTCCCGAACCACGTCTTCAAGGGCAAGATCGGCTCGCTCTCGCCCGGCACGGGCGCGCAATTCGCGATCCTGCCGCCGCAGAACGCCACCGGCAATTTCGTCAAGGTCGTGCAGCGCGTGCCGGTCCGGATCTATTTCGACGAGACCGACAACTACGTGCGGAAGCTGAAGGCCGGCATGAGCGTCTATGCCACCATCGACACCGGCCACAAGCGCTCGCTCGCCGGCCTGTTCGGCCTGTCGGCGACAGCGGCTCAGGACAAGGAGGACTGA
- the pcaG gene encoding protocatechuate 3,4-dioxygenase subunit alpha, which translates to MQDNVKDSGITPSQTVGPFFKYGLTPNGEYAWNDAFTNSTLTPDVSGDRIRIEGRVFDGDGVVVPDVMLEIWQADAQGRFADPQDKRALPNASFRGFARCGTDKDGNYSFDTIKPGVVPDPDGKPQAPHIVLAVFGRGMLRHLYTRIYFSDEAGNADDPVLALVPADRRATLTAVREADRAVYRLDLRLQGDHETVFFDM; encoded by the coding sequence GTGCAGGACAATGTGAAGGACAGCGGGATCACGCCATCGCAGACCGTCGGTCCGTTCTTCAAATACGGCCTGACTCCGAACGGCGAATACGCCTGGAACGACGCGTTCACCAACTCGACGTTGACGCCCGATGTCAGCGGCGACCGCATCCGCATCGAGGGCCGGGTGTTCGACGGCGACGGCGTCGTCGTGCCTGATGTCATGCTGGAGATCTGGCAGGCGGACGCGCAGGGCCGCTTTGCCGACCCGCAGGACAAGCGCGCGCTGCCGAACGCCAGCTTCCGCGGCTTTGCTCGCTGCGGCACCGACAAGGATGGCAATTATTCGTTCGACACCATCAAGCCGGGCGTGGTGCCGGATCCCGACGGCAAGCCGCAGGCGCCGCACATCGTGCTCGCAGTGTTCGGGCGCGGCATGCTGCGGCACCTCTACACCCGGATCTATTTCAGCGACGAAGCCGGCAACGCCGATGACCCCGTGCTGGCGTTGGTGCCGGCCGACCGCCGCGCCACGCTGACCGCCGTGCGCGAAGCGGACAGAGCGGTCTATCGCCTCGACCTGCGCCTGCAGGGCGACCACGAGACGGTGTTCTTCGACATGTAA
- a CDS encoding methyl-accepting chemotaxis protein, translated as MKIRLSLSSAIIAFGIVLAIGFTAVVSTSLYALRELKVGGPLYSDIKLGNDLIADILPPPEYVIEAYLEATLAMREPDQLGAHGERLVQLRKDYDERKAFWTGSSLSADLKTALVSKSDAEVQKFWKASDQLLPALKAKDMAAAERAYAQLKDAYTAHRAVIDSIVESANKQNAAMEKLAADRDSSMLYVLLGVSAAVLAFIAAGLLGVALGVVRPIVRMTDTMQKLATGDLAVEIPFAHRQDEVGSMAGALQVFKQGAVENSRLREEQLRKEQEAALAKRGALHQMAETVERETGRSVDTASAASQGVERAASSLSEIARSLSAQSQAVAAASTQALGSSQTVSAAAEELSASIREIATQVARTSTVTKSAVAGREQARSTIQALAGAVKKIAEVSDLIGGIAGQTNLLALNATIEAARAGEAGRGFAVVAAEVKSLSDQTAKSTEEIGRLIAEIQASTQAAVDAVETMGGHIVEIDGVATSVAAAMEEQDAATREIARSISESASAAKEVSAKIGNVSRDAASVNERAAEVRQAIAGMAANLEQLRSVVVRTVRDSTAAA; from the coding sequence ATGAAAATTCGTCTTTCGCTTTCCTCCGCGATCATTGCGTTCGGGATCGTTCTCGCCATCGGCTTCACCGCGGTGGTCTCCACCAGCCTCTATGCCCTGCGCGAGCTCAAGGTCGGCGGCCCGCTCTATTCCGATATCAAGCTCGGCAACGACCTCATCGCCGACATCCTGCCCCCGCCGGAATATGTCATCGAGGCCTATCTCGAGGCCACGCTGGCCATGCGCGAGCCGGACCAGCTGGGGGCCCATGGCGAACGGCTGGTCCAGCTCCGCAAGGATTACGACGAGCGCAAGGCGTTCTGGACCGGCTCCAGCCTGTCGGCCGACCTGAAGACCGCCCTGGTGTCGAAGTCCGACGCCGAGGTGCAGAAATTCTGGAAGGCGTCCGACCAGCTCCTGCCAGCCCTCAAGGCCAAGGACATGGCCGCTGCCGAACGCGCCTATGCGCAGCTCAAGGACGCCTACACCGCGCATCGCGCCGTCATCGACAGCATCGTCGAGAGCGCCAACAAGCAGAATGCCGCCATGGAGAAGCTGGCGGCGGATCGCGACAGTTCGATGCTCTATGTGCTCCTCGGCGTCTCCGCTGCCGTCCTCGCCTTCATTGCCGCGGGCCTGCTCGGCGTTGCGCTTGGCGTGGTGCGCCCGATCGTGCGCATGACGGATACGATGCAGAAGCTCGCGACCGGCGATCTCGCCGTCGAGATTCCGTTCGCGCACCGCCAGGACGAGGTCGGCTCGATGGCGGGGGCGCTCCAAGTGTTCAAGCAGGGGGCGGTCGAGAATTCCCGTCTGCGCGAGGAGCAGTTGCGCAAGGAGCAGGAGGCCGCGCTGGCCAAGCGCGGCGCCCTGCATCAGATGGCCGAGACCGTCGAGCGCGAGACCGGCCGCTCGGTCGACACCGCGAGTGCGGCGAGCCAGGGCGTCGAGCGGGCCGCCTCCAGCCTGTCCGAGATCGCGAGATCGCTGTCCGCGCAGTCGCAGGCGGTGGCGGCGGCTTCCACCCAGGCGCTGGGCAGCTCGCAGACCGTCTCGGCGGCGGCCGAGGAGCTGAGCGCCTCGATCCGGGAGATCGCAACCCAGGTGGCGCGCACCTCGACGGTCACCAAATCGGCGGTCGCCGGCCGCGAGCAGGCGCGGTCGACCATCCAGGCGCTGGCGGGCGCGGTGAAGAAGATCGCGGAAGTCTCCGACCTCATCGGCGGAATCGCCGGCCAGACCAATCTGCTGGCGCTCAACGCCACGATCGAGGCTGCGCGCGCCGGCGAGGCGGGCCGCGGCTTCGCGGTGGTCGCCGCCGAGGTGAAATCGCTGTCGGACCAGACCGCCAAATCCACCGAGGAGATCGGGCGCCTGATTGCCGAGATTCAGGCTTCGACGCAGGCTGCCGTGGATGCCGTCGAAACCATGGGAGGCCACATCGTCGAGATCGACGGCGTGGCGACATCGGTCGCTGCGGCGATGGAGGAGCAGGACGCCGCGACCCGGGAGATCGCCCGGTCGATCTCGGAATCGGCGTCCGCGGCGAAGGAAGTCTCTGCCAAGATCGGCAATGTCAGCCGCGACGCCGCCTCCGTGAACGAGCGCGCCGCGGAGGTCAGGCAGGCGATCGCCGGCATGGCGGCCAATCTCGAACAGCTCCGCTCGGTCGTGGTTCGCACCGTGCGGGATTCGACCGCGGCGGCGTGA
- a CDS encoding MarR family winged helix-turn-helix transcriptional regulator: MTRGSVDQNFLFTLGELYRLLRVYADKEASRFGITRAQWAVLSKVERSEGMKQSELAELLEMQPITLTRLIDKLCDNDWIERRSDAKDRRVNRLFLKKAGRQLLGKMSGLKSELTANALDGINPADAHRLLTQLETIKENVRNAIQASGAEQARKEQRYG; encoded by the coding sequence ATGACCCGCGGGTCTGTCGACCAGAACTTCCTGTTCACGCTCGGCGAACTCTACCGCCTGCTGCGCGTCTATGCCGACAAGGAGGCCTCGCGCTTCGGTATCACCCGCGCGCAATGGGCGGTGCTGTCCAAGGTCGAGCGCAGCGAGGGCATGAAGCAATCGGAACTCGCCGAGCTGCTGGAGATGCAGCCGATCACGCTGACGCGGCTGATCGACAAGCTCTGTGACAACGACTGGATCGAACGGCGCAGCGATGCCAAGGACCGCCGCGTCAACCGCCTTTTTCTCAAGAAAGCCGGACGGCAGTTGCTCGGCAAGATGAGCGGCCTGAAATCCGAGCTCACGGCGAACGCGCTCGACGGCATCAATCCGGCGGACGCCCACCGCCTCCTCACCCAACTCGAAACAATCAAGGAAAACGTGCGCAACGCGATCCAGGCCTCTGGGGCGGAACAAGCGCGTAAGGAGCAGCGCTATGGCTGA
- a CDS encoding Fur family transcriptional regulator, with the protein MTLAKPAFPAPDHDHGRCTADALAHAEAVCGARAQKFTPIRRQVLGALLSSHRPLGAYEVIDELAKSMPRPAPITVYRALDFLMANGLVHRIESRNAYLACAAHDHDSTSAVAFLICERCGLVGEIPSGSFAKDLNAAARSSGFAPKLSVVEITGVCTHCQKAA; encoded by the coding sequence ATGACCCTCGCAAAGCCGGCCTTTCCCGCGCCCGACCATGACCACGGCCGCTGCACTGCGGATGCGCTGGCGCATGCCGAGGCGGTTTGCGGGGCTCGCGCGCAGAAATTCACGCCGATCCGGCGCCAGGTGCTGGGGGCCTTGCTCTCCAGCCACCGTCCGCTCGGCGCCTACGAGGTGATCGACGAACTGGCAAAATCGATGCCGCGGCCGGCGCCGATCACGGTGTATCGTGCGCTCGATTTCCTGATGGCCAACGGCCTCGTGCACCGCATCGAAAGCCGCAACGCCTATCTCGCCTGCGCCGCCCACGACCACGATTCGACCTCGGCGGTGGCGTTCCTGATCTGCGAGCGCTGCGGCCTCGTCGGCGAGATTCCGTCGGGCTCCTTCGCCAAGGACCTCAACGCCGCGGCGCGCAGCTCAGGCTTCGCTCCCAAATTGTCCGTGGTGGAGATCACGGGCGTCTGCACCCATTGCCAGAAAGCTGCATAA
- a CDS encoding MDR family MFS transporter — MSGPNASLMVPGLRRNMVTICAMTATIMQALDTTIANVALPYMQGTLSASQDQINWVLTSYIVAAAIMTAPVGWISNRFGRKRIFIICSAGFTFASVLCGLAQDINQMVLFRLLQGVFGAALVPLSQSVMLDYYTLQERAKAMSIWGMGVMMGPIMGPSLGAWLTETYSWHWVFFVNLPFGAITVLGLAVFMDETEKNLSLKFDWFGFGALAIAIGALQLALDRGEQLDWFESVEIVTEFIISGIAFYYFFAHSLTTSRPFIQFSLFRDRNFLTGCIFMTVMGLVLYSTMALASPYLQNVIGYPIITAGGLLASRGFGTFFAMMMVGRIMRYIEARTLIIAGLTLTAASLFQMTGWTDQTQVPEIVIVSVIQGFGFGLVFVPLSTVAFLTLPNHLRTDGTSMLTLLRNVASSVGISIVIAELTQGTRKTYAILSEHINPFNHALQMPDVRGLLNLSTDAGRALADRMVNVQAQIIAFAHDYQVIMIFILCTIPLALMIGSTKATLRKQAAGPEHAVLE, encoded by the coding sequence ATGTCCGGTCCCAATGCCAGCCTGATGGTGCCCGGCCTGCGCCGGAACATGGTGACGATCTGCGCCATGACCGCGACCATCATGCAGGCGCTGGACACCACCATCGCCAACGTCGCGTTGCCCTACATGCAGGGCACGCTGTCGGCCTCGCAGGACCAGATCAACTGGGTGCTGACCTCCTACATCGTCGCCGCCGCGATCATGACGGCGCCGGTGGGGTGGATATCCAACCGCTTCGGTCGCAAGCGCATCTTCATCATCTGCTCGGCCGGCTTCACTTTCGCATCCGTGCTGTGCGGCCTCGCGCAGGACATCAACCAGATGGTGCTGTTCCGCCTGCTGCAAGGCGTGTTCGGTGCAGCGCTGGTGCCGCTGTCGCAGTCGGTGATGCTCGACTATTACACGCTCCAGGAACGCGCCAAGGCGATGTCGATCTGGGGCATGGGCGTGATGATGGGGCCGATCATGGGTCCATCGCTCGGCGCCTGGCTCACCGAGACCTATTCCTGGCACTGGGTGTTCTTCGTCAATCTGCCGTTCGGTGCGATCACCGTGCTGGGGCTCGCCGTCTTCATGGACGAGACCGAGAAGAACCTCAGCCTCAAGTTCGACTGGTTCGGCTTCGGCGCGCTGGCGATTGCGATCGGCGCGCTCCAGCTCGCGCTCGACCGCGGCGAGCAGCTCGACTGGTTCGAGTCGGTGGAGATCGTGACCGAATTCATCATCTCGGGCATCGCCTTCTATTACTTCTTCGCGCACTCCCTGACGACATCGCGGCCGTTCATCCAATTCTCGCTGTTTCGGGATCGCAACTTCCTGACCGGCTGCATCTTCATGACGGTGATGGGCCTCGTGCTGTACTCGACCATGGCGCTGGCCTCGCCTTACTTGCAGAACGTCATCGGCTATCCCATCATCACCGCCGGCGGACTGCTCGCAAGCCGTGGCTTCGGCACCTTCTTCGCGATGATGATGGTCGGCCGCATCATGCGCTACATCGAGGCGCGCACGCTGATCATCGCCGGCCTGACGCTGACGGCGGCCTCGCTGTTCCAGATGACCGGCTGGACCGACCAGACCCAGGTTCCGGAGATCGTCATCGTCAGCGTGATCCAGGGCTTCGGCTTCGGCCTCGTCTTCGTGCCGCTCTCGACGGTGGCGTTCCTGACGCTGCCGAACCATTTGCGCACCGACGGCACCTCGATGCTGACGCTGCTGCGCAACGTCGCAAGCTCGGTCGGCATCTCCATCGTGATTGCCGAGCTGACGCAGGGCACGCGCAAGACCTACGCGATCCTGTCCGAGCACATCAACCCGTTCAACCACGCCCTCCAGATGCCCGACGTCCGCGGCCTGCTCAACCTCTCGACCGATGCCGGCCGCGCCCTGGCGGACCGGATGGTGAACGTGCAGGCGCAGATCATCGCGTTCGCGCATGACTACCAGGTCATCATGATCTTCATCCTCTGCACCATCCCGCTGGCGCTGATGATCGGCTCCACCAAGGCGACGCTGCGCAAGCAGGCGGCCGGACCGGAACACGCGGTGCTGGAGTAG